One genomic window of Caenorhabditis elegans chromosome I includes the following:
- the oac-44 gene encoding Acyl_transf_3 domain-containing protein (Partially confirmed by transcript evidence): MSTKIPSKRQDLQAIRGLAILSVLGFHFYPNQFPNGYLGVDQFFVLSGFLMCMLLSKTSGMSIPAVFLYFYTRRLKRILPMYFFAIFLALIALYTVFSVTTVLQNQYSALRALFFTSNRKKSEDEDYFEMLALAVDIFTHTWSLSVEVQYYLIVPVIFMIGDTLSENKQLGYYCALSLSSLIYYLASHTSVSFNSVFARSWQFLIGMVVYLKQRRESSLPENQLKSDTGENTLKYFFLVPMIFLAFFKYAIHATVMRLIFTIFTGGFILCSVDGDYFESRYLTYIGDISYTLYLVHWPIYAYCKLSYPESYSVLTSGLIVSILMSVVLYETFEKWYLKLSNINVSVLVVVLFTTNLILIYKDAIFDTTPSSISSNSTNLDGVTDDMDVYDAIRLNAHWHMTDLHGLEVPGCIRKTPGKDWCDYEMNGTEFKLAVLGNSFVENHLKMFIQECGQRSYNLRVVTVSACEPLAAYEPKPECKQELKEFVDFLEASQPDYAFILTRFFATGVVANSTSSTDLIYLEMREQMSKLLPNIKKKLYILDAFPRVDQPYTLHVAKDLKNGRNVDEIHKQLLDADNYKLARQRTEAIVKECGAKCELIDYEPLLFNKTSNRFEFFDSRGFLYFTVINHLSAHGLELVRPIYTKICRDLK, translated from the exons ATGTCCACCAAAATTCCTTCTAAACGGCAGGATTTGCAAGCAATCCGAGGATTGGCTATTCTGTCGGTTCTCGGATTCCACTTCTACCCAAACCAGTTTCCCAATGGATACCTCGGAGTGGATCA GTTCTTTGTCCTCTCTGGATTTCTGATGTGCATGTTGTTGAGCAAAACTTCCGGTATGTCAATTCCAGCTGTTTTTCTATACTTCTACACCCGCCGCTTAAAACGGATCCTTCCGATGTACTTCTTTGCAATCTTTCTTGCACTAATTGCACTCTACACTGTATTCAGTGTTACCACTGTTCTACAGAACCAATATTCTGCTCTACGAGCCTTGTTTTTTACGTCTAATCGTAAAAAGTCCGAAGATGAAGACTATTTTGAGATGCTGGCCCTGGCAGTAGATATATTCACTCACACTTGGTCCCTATCAGTTGAAGTCCAATATTATTTGATTGTCCCGGTAATATTTATGATTGGAGATACCTTATCAGAAAACAAACAACTCGGATATTACTGTGCATTAT CCTTGTCATCCCTCATTTACTACCTTGCATCTCATACGTCTGTTTCATTCAACAGTGTGTTTGCAAGAAGTTGGCAGTTTTTAATCGGTATGGTAGTTTACTTGAAACAACGCCGGGAAAGCAGTTTACctgaaaaccaattaaaaagtgatacTGGAGAAAACACTCTGAAGTACTTCTTCCTTGTTCCCATGATTTTTCTGGCGTTTTTCAAATATGCGATTCATGCCACTGTCATGAG GTTAATATTCACAATCTTTACTGGTGGTTTTATCCTGTGTTCAGTTGATGGTGACTATTTCGAAAGTCGATATTTAACCTACATCGGAGATATTTCCTATACGTTGTATTTAGTTCACTGGCCGATCTATGCATATTGCAAGTTAAGTTACCCGGAAAGCTATTCAGTATTGACATCTGGTTTGATAGTGTCTATATTGATGTCAGTGGTTTTATACGAGACATTTGAGAA GTGGTACCTGAAACTCTCAAATATAAATGTATCAGTTCTCGTGGTGGTTTTATTCACAACAAACTTGATTCTGATCTACAAAGACGCCATATTTGACACAACACCTTCTTCCATATCAAGCAACTCGACGAATTTAGATGGTGTCACTGATGATATGGATGTTT acgaCGCAATTCGCTTGAACGCCCACTGGCATATGACTGATCTCCATGGACTTGAGGTGCCTGGATGCATTCGAAAAACTCCTGGGAAGGATTGGTGTGATTATGAA ATGAATGGAACTGAATTCAAGTTGGCAGTGCTGGGAAACAGTTTTGTCGAGAATCacttgaaaatgttcattcaAGAATGCGGACAGAGATCGTATAATCTGAGGGTGGTCACGGTAAGCG catGTGAGCCACTGGCGGCTTATGAGCCTAAACCCGAATGCAAACAAGAATTGAAAGAATTTGTCGACTTCCTTGAAGCCTCACAACCGGACtatgcatttattttgacacG attttttgctaCAGGAGTTGTAGCAAACTCTACAAGCTCCACAGACCTGATCTATCTGGAAATGAGGGAGCAGATGAGCAAACTTCTtccaaatattaaaaagaaattgtaTATTCTGGATGCGTTCCCGAGAGTTGATCAGCCATATACTTTGCATGTGGCGAAGGATTTGAAGAATGGAAGAAATGTGGATGAGATTCAt aagcaaCTTCTCGATGCTGACAACTATAAACTGGCTCGTCAACGGACTGAAGCAATCGTTAAGGAATGTGGTGCCAAGTGTGAGCTCATAGACTATGAGCCATTGCTCTTCAACAAAACCTCCAAtcgttttgagtttttcgatTCTCGGGGGTTCCTCTACTTTACCGTAATCAATCATCTTTCTGCGCACGGATTGGAGTTGGTGCGGCCGATTTATACAAAGATTTGTCGAGATTTAAAATGA